Genomic DNA from Leptolyngbya sp. 'hensonii':
CTGCAATATCAGGAACAGTTGAACGACCACCAAAGGTACTGCGTAGTTCAGGAAATGCACGAGCAATACGCTTGGACTTAACTACCCCATTGATAGCAGGTACGAGTTCCCCTTGGATAGCACTATGTTTCCCTTGAGGCATGGGTTTCTGAATAATTTGACCATCAATGTATTCACTCGCAGGTTTTGTTTCTGGTAATTGCAAAAACTCCGCCAAGGTCAATGTTTTAGATGGTGTTTGTACCATTTGGGTTTACCCCTATCAGCCAGATCAGAAACTAATCTCTAGTTTAATCAGAAATGCAATGAGGTTAACTGCTCTGCCTCAACCGATAGACTAAGCAAGCTAACGGTGAAGTTGTGCGGCGGCAGACAGCCTTGAACTCAGCACCAGCGGCTTGCGTCCGTCCGCTGCCGTGAAGTGTTGGGCTGCTGTGCTTACGAAGAGATTGAAGCGGATTGAAGTTGTTTTTCAATCGCATCATATGCCACGTCAACCCCATTTTCTGCTCGGATAATACCTCCAATTTCTGAAGCTTTAGCTGCATAACTTGGATTTTCTAATAACTGGCGTAATTGCTTGGCTACTTGTTCTGCTGTGTACTGTTTTCGAGGAATCGTCCGCGACGTTCCCAAACGTTCAACTCTGGCAGCATTGTCTGGTTGGTCGTGACTGTAAGGCATGACCAGGGTTGGACGACCTGCCCGTAATGCCTGAGCTGTTGTGCCAATACCACCCTGATGCACGATCGCACAAGCACGCGGAAAAATTTGAGAATATGGAACATAACTCGTGGTAAATACGGACTCTGGCAGAACATTGGGAGGAACATTTTTACCCATCAGCAAAACAGCACGGCGATTCAGTTGCGTTGCAGCTTCAACACTTTCCTGGTAAAAACGTCCAGGAGCCATGACTGCGGCTGAACCTAAAGTAAAAACGATTGGGGGATCGCCCCTATCCAAAAACTGCTGAAGCTCCAGTGCAAGTTCTGTCTTACCCTCGTTGCCGTCATAGAATGCAAAGCCAGTGAGCACTGTATTTTCTGCCCAGTCGGGTTGAGGCTTTGCGAATACTGAAGAGAACAGTGCTAATACAAGATACGGTGAATATTTATCATCAATAAATGGATTCCCTGTCAGAGGTGGCAAGCCGATCTCGTGCCGCAATTGGTGAATTGGCTCTGCCCAGGACTTAGACAATACTTTTGATAATTGAATGATGCCCCGGTTAGCCAGAGAACCTAGTCCTCGTAGCTTGGCAAGAAATGGCAGTATAGGTAAGACGGATGGATCATAAACCGACAGAAACGAGGCGGGCTGTAGGACAGCAAACGCCCATGGAATTTCTAATTTTTCTGCGACCAATCGAGCCGCTACAACTCCTTCACCTGTAATGATGAAATCTGCATCTTTTGCACTGTCCATCAAATCGATGTAGGTTTCACGTAAATTCGCGCAAACCCAATTTTTGATGACATACTCTGTACCTGTTTTCAGATCCATCATTCGCGCCATTTCTTGTGGATCATTCAGTGCGGTGTTGTCAGGGCGCATCCGATGAAACTCGAAACCGAGAGCTTCAATTTTGTCCTGGTATTCTTTATGAGTTGCAAATACGACATCATGACCGCGCTTTCGTAGTTCAAGCGCGATCGCAATTTTGGGATGCAAATCACCAAAAGAGCCAATGGTGGTTAAAACAATTCGGCTCACTACCGCGCCTCTCGGTTAACGACACCGTATAAATATACTTGCTTGATTTTAAAGCCTTGCTTCCCTAACAGTGAAATTGGAGTACTGTCCTCACCGAGACATAAAGCAGCCCAACGGTGAAGTGCAGCGGCGGCAGATAACCTAGAACTCAGCATCAGCAGTTTTCGTTCGTCCGCTGCCACGCAGTGTTAGGTGGCTGGCAAGAACGTCTACAGCCTACTCCGAAAGAGCTTTAGGGCTAACTGCAAACTCTAGCTGTGAACGATAGAAGCAAACATCGAACTCCATAAAGAAGTTCACCTGACCCAAGATAAGCGGTACATTGGTAGCTTGTGTCCAGGCAAATACAAGTTGCACAGGCTCAAATTGACCAACGACTGCTTGAGCAAGTACGACACGCGCCTCATACTGAGCCAAATTTCCTGTCAAACTCAGTGCTGTTGTTTGCCGTTGCCAGTCATATCTAAGCTCGACTCCTATTGAATATGGCAATACATTTACACTTGCTCCGGTATCCAGTAGAGCCGATGCTGTAATGGAACTTTGCTGGTAAAGCAGAGTAAAAGGCAAATATGGGCGAAAACTGGCTTCACCCAAAGTTGGATCGCCTTCAAGAAATGAATACCGCTGGGCGTTACGCATGGTCTTGAGCTTTAGCAGCCTCTAGCACTTTTAGCATCGTATCCGCAGCCTCATCCGCACCATAAGGAGACCATATAGGATAAGCTTGTTCAGGCTTAATAAGATCGGTTTCCTGCTGAGCTAGTTCTGAGATCAAAAGCTGCATAATATAAAACTTATCTGAACGACTCAAACTTCTCAATGTCGAGATTAGGTCTGTTGAAACCATGCAAGATACTCCAGTTTAATTGGGTTTGCCCTTCTATTCTAGAGATTTTTTCAATCGTACGATCTCTTCAATGCTTAATGAAGGGGAACGCCGATGAATCATGGCATGGCAATTAGGGCAGACAGGACGCAAATCTTTTACGGGATCAACTTCGTACTCTCCGGCAATTTCAGAAATTGGGCATAAATGATGTACATGGATAAATCCTTCACCTAACTCTCCAAAAAACTCTCCAAAATTGAACCCACAAACAAAGCAGCTCACGCCATAATGTTCTATGCATTTTTGACGAGCTTGGAAATTACGTTCATATGCATTAACTGAAACTCTAAGAATTGCCCCCTCGCGAAAAACTTCAGATTCATCAACTTCGTCAGGGAACAGGTTTTCTTCGGATTCAAGTTTGACAGTATTCTTTTTCTGACTTTGTTGAGGACTAATTAAGTCCCCAATAAGCCAATAGCCTCTTAAGCTAGAATCTTCCTGATTTCTAGGAACGATTCCTGTCCCTTTCCGCTTTAAGTCATTAAGGACTGTTCGGACGGTGTGCTTCCAAGCAGGCTCATTTCTATTACTTGTACCATTCATGGAGCGAAGATATAAATCATCACAAAGTTTAGGATAATGATTCTTAACTCTGGAATAAATCTCGCTGATGTGAAACTCTCCTGTCCCCATAAAACTAAAACGTGAATTTCTGAGGAATTGATATAGTTCTGAGAGATCTTCTCTGGCCATTATGATTTGAATTAAATGGAATTAATGTTCTGCTTGCATATTTTGCGGCATCAGGTTCTACATCTTGCACCGTATCTTTGATAAACTTCTGTCGATAAAATGGCAACAACGTTCCACTATCTAACTAAAAGCCGCCTAACGTTCCCAACCAGCGGCGGTAGATCACCTTGAACTCAGCATCAGCAGCCTCGTCCGTCCGCTGCGTTGGGGTTGTTGGGATGCTGGCTGCAACCTAAACTCAAACTAACGCCCAGTCACTTCGCCAAGTGCCTCTTGAATCACTTCATCACTGACACCGTGACGTTTTAGACTTGCAATCAAGGCAGATACCGTATCACCTTCCAAACGCTCCAAGTCAGATCGCAACCCTTGCCCGATATAAGCACGCACTAACGGTTGATACCCAGAAAAACCAAGCAGGGGCGCAACTTGCTTCAAGTCCTCAATCACATCTTCGGGCATACGAATGGTGATCGTTGTCATGGGACGATTTCTATCCAACCGCTTTTTCAACGCTTCAGGTTTCATAAAATTCCCGCTCCTTCCGGGTCGCTTTACGAGCCGAAATGATCCGAATAATGTCGTTTTCCCGCTCAACGAAAACAACGTACAGCAAGTTCCAACGCCGATCTAAACCAATAACAGCATCTCGCGCTTCATCATTACGACTTGCATCAACAACCACAAGTAATGGATCGAAGAAGACTTCTGCGGCTTGCTGAAACGTAACACCATCATGGTTTATCGGGTTGATCCTGGCTTTTTCGTCATTCCAGACAAACGTAATGCCATTGAGAACGAAATACACATCCATACTTGTAGTGTAAACAGGGCGTATTTACGTTGTCAATACACTTTAACGCTGTAACAGGATCTGTTCGATCGCTTTTGGCACTCAACAGAAGTGATTTGAGTACTGCCCCAACCAAGGACTGAAGCAGCCCAACGTTTGAATTCACCGGCCTTGCGCGGCTTCATGCGCAAGGTCCGGTGAAATGATGGGTTGGGCCTAAACGCGATCCGGCTAAGCTGGATTCTCATTGCCAGCTATTGCCTCCAGATTGGTGATTGTGCTTCTGAAG
This window encodes:
- a CDS encoding HNH endonuclease, yielding MAREDLSELYQFLRNSRFSFMGTGEFHISEIYSRVKNHYPKLCDDLYLRSMNGTSNRNEPAWKHTVRTVLNDLKRKGTGIVPRNQEDSSLRGYWLIGDLISPQQSQKKNTVKLESEENLFPDEVDESEVFREGAILRVSVNAYERNFQARQKCIEHYGVSCFVCGFNFGEFFGELGEGFIHVHHLCPISEIAGEYEVDPVKDLRPVCPNCHAMIHRRSPSLSIEEIVRLKKSLE
- a CDS encoding BrnT family toxin, with protein sequence MDVYFVLNGITFVWNDEKARINPINHDGVTFQQAAEVFFDPLLVVVDASRNDEARDAVIGLDRRWNLLYVVFVERENDIIRIISARKATRKEREFYET
- a CDS encoding glycosyltransferase; translated protein: MSRIVLTTIGSFGDLHPKIAIALELRKRGHDVVFATHKEYQDKIEALGFEFHRMRPDNTALNDPQEMARMMDLKTGTEYVIKNWVCANLRETYIDLMDSAKDADFIITGEGVVAARLVAEKLEIPWAFAVLQPASFLSVYDPSVLPILPFLAKLRGLGSLANRGIIQLSKVLSKSWAEPIHQLRHEIGLPPLTGNPFIDDKYSPYLVLALFSSVFAKPQPDWAENTVLTGFAFYDGNEGKTELALELQQFLDRGDPPIVFTLGSAAVMAPGRFYQESVEAATQLNRRAVLLMGKNVPPNVLPESVFTTSYVPYSQIFPRACAIVHQGGIGTTAQALRAGRPTLVMPYSHDQPDNAARVERLGTSRTIPRKQYTAEQVAKQLRQLLENPSYAAKASEIGGIIRAENGVDVAYDAIEKQLQSASISS
- a CDS encoding aspartyl protease family protein — protein: MRNAQRYSFLEGDPTLGEASFRPYLPFTLLYQQSSITASALLDTGASVNVLPYSIGVELRYDWQRQTTALSLTGNLAQYEARVVLAQAVVGQFEPVQLVFAWTQATNVPLILGQVNFFMEFDVCFYRSQLEFAVSPKALSE